In a single window of the Elaeis guineensis isolate ETL-2024a chromosome 6, EG11, whole genome shotgun sequence genome:
- the LOC105046829 gene encoding uncharacterized protein, with amino-acid sequence MKSGGGAEESSAAALKKGPWTAAEDAILMEYVKKHGEGNWNAVQKNSGLNRCGKSCRLRWANHLRPDLKKGTFTREEELLILHLHAQLGNKWARMAAQLPGRTDNEIKNYWNTRIKRRKRAGLPLYPPEIQRQVLLRHGYHLRPTAASSSASPGPPAPLPASVPRARLRPPPLSLMHPISFPSSPSPTAAFSPSPSATAPIPVVAQNQFSSGLPSQFPLSSPVLSPASPLFQSQQQQQLQFSVSCPVSPTPPSPLFQLQQPMHCNLGSFDVNPSPSSAQMPFTGELPSSQILGETGGGCGGGAIGLLRSSSTGLLDDMIRELQRDVDIPRVDLQPQPPAAAAVEGGDGHPGGNEVSKDGTFSPVQGSVQESLSKLDGSDSSINGTEMRSKATNEISGVHDDISMLLDAIPAPTMPATMVAPDWYNSDSGEISNGPSSVMTDDDIGLEMHQLASSLSIAPVDQEWNLSS; translated from the exons ATGAAGAGCGGAGGAGGGGCGGAGGAGTCATCGGCGGCGGCGCTGAAGAAGGGGCCGTGGACGGCGGCGGAGGACGCGATCCTGATGGAGTACGTGAAGAAGCACGGGGAGGGTAATTGGAACGCGGTGCAGAAGAACAGCGGCCTTAACCGCTGCGGCAAGAGCTGCCGCCTCCGGTGGGCCAACCACCTCCGCCCCGACCTCAAGAAGGGCACCTTCACTCGCGAGGAGGAGCTTCTCATCCTCCACCTCCATGCTCAGCTCGGCAACAAGTGGGCTCGCATGGCCGCCCAA TTACCGGGGAGGACGGACAATGAGATCAAGAACTACTGGAACACGCGGATCAAGCGGCGGAAGCGTGCGGGGCTGCCTCTGTACCCGCCGGAGATCCAGCGGCAGGTTTTACTCCGGCACGGCTACCACCTCCGCCCTACCGCCGCCTCCTCTTCCGCCTCTCCTGGTCCTCCGGCGCCACTGCCCGCTTCCGTTCCCCGCGCCCGGCTCCGCCCTCCGCCGCTCTCATTGATGCACCCGATCAGTTTCCCGTCGTCTCCTTCTCCGACGGCGGCGTTCTCGCCCTCTCCCTCCGCAACCGCGCCCATCCCTGTCGTTGCTCAGAATCAATTCTCGAGCGGCCTTCCTTCCCAGTTCCCGCTCTCCTCCCCTGTCCTGTCTCCTGCTTCTCCCCTGTTTCAATCTCAGCAACAACAGCAGCTGCAGTTTTCTGTTTCCTGCCCTGTTTCGCCGACTCCGCCGAGCCCTCTTTTTCAGTTGCAGCAGCCGATGCACTGCAATTTGGGGAGTTTCGATGTCAATCCATCTCCTTCTTCGGCGCAGATGCCCTTCACGGGTGAGCTCCCTTCAAGCCAAATACTGGGGGAGACGGGCGGCGGCTGCGGCGGTGGTGCCATCGGGCTGCTCCGGTCGAGCAGCACTGGGCTTCTGGACGACATGATACGGGAGCTGCAGCGTGATGTGGACATTCCGAGGGTGGACCTGCAGCCTCAGCCGCCGGCGGCCGCCGCAGTAGAGGGTGGGGATGGCCACCCTGGTGGTAACGAGGTCAGCAAAGATGGCACCTTTTCGCCCGTTCAGGGCTCGGTTCAGGAATCTCTGAGCAAGTTGGACGGCTCCGACTCTTCCATTAATG GAACTGAGATGAGGAGCAAAGCAACAAATGAGATCAGCGGTGTGCATGACGACATATCCATGCTGTTAGATGCGATACCGGCTCCCACAATGCCTGCAACAATGGTGGCCCCTGACTGGTACAATAGCGACAGCGGAGAAATCTCCAATGGTCCATCATCCGTCATGACCGATGACGACATTGGGCTTGAAATGCATCAGTTGGCTTCATCCCTTTCTATCGCTCCTGTGGACCAGGAATGGAACCTCAGCTCATGA